In one window of Aceticella autotrophica DNA:
- a CDS encoding MurR/RpiR family transcriptional regulator has protein sequence MDKKEDLLKRIQDNYSTLSKSQKIIAEYILNCYDKAAYMTAAKLGKSIHVSESTVVRFANTLGYDGYPELQSALQELIKNKLTTVQRLEMTNETDEISILNNVLKSDIDNIRKTLEELNKDSFKNVIGNIFNAKKIYILGFRSSTAIAEYLGFYLNLILENVTVVKPGVSDVFEQMLRVNSNDLVIGIGFPRYSKRTIEVLKYAKSQEAKIVTITDSLISPLTSVADEVLIAKSNMSSFVDSIVAPLSLVNALIVSVGIKEKEKITDTFEKLETIWNEYGIYSS, from the coding sequence ATGGATAAAAAAGAAGATTTACTAAAAAGAATACAGGATAATTATTCAACATTAAGTAAAAGCCAAAAAATAATAGCAGAATACATATTAAATTGCTATGACAAAGCAGCTTATATGACTGCTGCAAAGCTTGGTAAGAGTATCCATGTCAGCGAATCTACAGTTGTAAGATTTGCTAATACGCTTGGATATGATGGATATCCAGAATTGCAGAGTGCTCTTCAAGAATTGATTAAAAATAAACTGACGACCGTTCAGCGATTGGAAATGACTAATGAAACTGATGAAATATCAATATTAAATAATGTACTTAAATCAGATATAGATAATATCAGAAAGACTTTAGAAGAACTTAATAAAGATTCATTTAAAAATGTAATTGGTAATATTTTCAACGCAAAAAAAATTTATATTTTAGGTTTTAGGAGTTCAACGGCAATAGCCGAATACCTTGGTTTTTACTTAAATTTAATCTTAGAAAATGTTACTGTTGTTAAACCAGGTGTTTCAGATGTATTTGAACAAATGTTAAGGGTGAATTCAAATGACCTTGTTATAGGGATAGGATTTCCGAGATACTCGAAAAGAACAATAGAAGTTTTAAAATATGCTAAATCACAGGAGGCTAAGATTGTAACAATAACTGATAGTTTAATATCACCTTTAACTTCAGTAGCTGATGAGGTTCTTATTGCTAAAAGCAATATGTCTTCATTTGTAGACTCCATAGTTGCACCTTTAAGCCTTGTTAATGCACTTATTGTATCAGTTGGAATTAAGGAAAAAGAAAAGATAACTGA
- the surE gene encoding 5'/3'-nucleotidase SurE — translation MSQMNILLTNDDGVNALGINKLADFLKNYYNTIVVAPERERSAVSHAITLHKPLRLTNIRKESNIEIYYVNGTPSDCIKLAIDVVLDNKPDIVISGINWGLNLGTDILYSGTVSAAIEAAINGIPSMAVSLEEDADLNDKTIYIFIKNLIEETIERGLPKHTLLNVNIPKKIKNDKGIKITSLGLINYVENFTKRIDPRGKEYYWMAGKLLDNYKDEGSDIVSVKNGYISITPIHFDLTEYTLAEKLKNWNIKIN, via the coding sequence ATATCACAAATGAATATTTTATTGACAAATGATGATGGGGTGAATGCATTAGGAATAAATAAATTAGCAGATTTCTTAAAAAATTATTATAATACCATTGTTGTAGCTCCTGAAAGAGAAAGAAGCGCTGTAAGTCATGCAATAACATTACATAAACCTTTAAGATTAACAAATATCCGAAAGGAAAGTAATATAGAAATATATTATGTTAATGGAACACCCTCTGATTGTATAAAATTAGCTATAGATGTGGTTTTAGACAACAAGCCGGATATAGTAATTTCGGGTATTAATTGGGGTTTAAATCTTGGAACTGATATTTTGTATTCTGGTACTGTTTCTGCTGCAATAGAAGCTGCCATAAATGGAATTCCTTCAATGGCTGTTTCACTTGAAGAAGATGCGGATTTAAATGATAAAACAATATATATTTTCATAAAAAATTTAATTGAGGAAACAATAGAAAGGGGATTACCAAAACATACCTTATTAAATGTAAATATACCTAAAAAAATTAAAAATGATAAAGGTATAAAAATTACATCACTTGGACTAATAAATTATGTTGAAAATTTCACAAAAAGAATTGACCCTCGTGGAAAAGAATATTATTGGATGGCTGGTAAATTATTGGATAATTATAAAGATGAAGGCAGTGATATTGTTTCAGTTAAAAATGGTTATATTTCTATAACTCCAATACATTTTGATTTAACTGAATATACCCTTGCTGAAAAATTGAAAAATTGGAATATAAAAATTAATTAA